A section of the Balearica regulorum gibbericeps isolate bBalReg1 chromosome W, bBalReg1.pri, whole genome shotgun sequence genome encodes:
- the LOC142599329 gene encoding LOW QUALITY PROTEIN: uncharacterized protein LOC142599329 (The sequence of the model RefSeq protein was modified relative to this genomic sequence to represent the inferred CDS: deleted 1 base in 1 codon), with translation MHAGTDTLFTLTSKSEVTPSFMVPQGNDITIKCRLITESRIEPINSYENGSHGPILCKDQNLDCWLNLTTVQYSRKVICGKNNTKYWGELKIDVIIPTTQPIVVLNPKIFEIGPYVIRNTGLQQILFNPAWSLKQVELSMQNNVSDIQPACSPFLKISYEGWTTWLQKRTLTTKRTQRDLTGVLGTGLGVLNSIDSEVIMNKLAASISDLARLQQPLRSSLLALGTNQWLLSSILPTWERINVRDHELITDALGVIQNNLSLALSCIQAQLWMQSVAASIIREGEEGTLPTEIRKIIWDSATDFEKELQPWWSLVNFTYDPVTNTATTFVLTISNATKYSIYPIIALGINHNGTILYPSEHRVWARKMNEKWQTVNLESCIVREQQGFVCEGNAIEAQDICLDTEQNICHFEVHPNENPETILIYIGKGCVCLRTVCDFLYVDEVVVEIKKNSNFCICNFTKIDGCDFSYSTPVTSHQLLQSNYMLIHELLPIPIGMNLTLVKQLLRRKDLIEILEKIKENGQKTLITVHHNVKEIHRVFERVQRDAELKWWDTLFGWSPTATGILNKLCHPIVILLTLVLISMTLSVILYIITWKMMNRLTHLKEQIIQLW, from the exons ATGCACGCTGGCACAGATACCCTTTTTACGTTAACTAGTAAAAGTGAAGTCACCCCCTCTTTTATGGTACCACAAGGGAATGACATCACAATAAAATGCAGATTAATCACTGAATCTCGCATTGAACctataaacagttatgaaaatggatCACATGGccctattttgtgtaaagatcaaaatttagactgttgGTTAAATTTGACTACTGTACAATACTCCCGTAAAGTGAtctgtggtaaaaataacaccaaatactggggagaacttaaaatagacGTTATAATACCTACTACCCAACCAATTGTTGTGCTTAACccgaaaatctttgaaattggaccatacgtgatcagaaatacaggcttgcaaCAAATATTGTTTAACCCGGCATGGTCTCTCAAACAAGTTGAattgtcaatgcaaaacaatgtttcagatattcaaccagcttgttcacctttcttaaaaatctcatatgagGGGTGGACAACCTGGCTGCAAAAACGAACTCTTACTacgaaaagaacacaaagagacttgaccggtgttttgggaacaggattaggagttttaaatagcattgattcagaagtaataatgaacaaattggCGGCCTCAATTAGTGATTTGGCTAGATTACAACAGCCTTTACGATCCTCTTTACTGGCTTTAGGAACTAACCAGTGGCTGTTGTCAAGTATATtacccacatgggaaagaataaatgtaagggaccacgagttaattacggacgcacttggggtgatccaaaataacctctccttggctctcagtTGTATCCAGGCTCAATTATGGATGCAGTCGGTGGCTGCctcaattataagagaaggcgaagaaggcactctccctactgaaattaggaaaataatttgggacagtgctactgattttgagaaagaactccagccctggtggagcctggtaaactttacttatgatcccgttacaaacacagctacaacttttgtgCTCACTATATCTAATGCTACCAAATACTCAATTTATCCCATTATTGCATTAGGGATAAACCATAACGGAACTATACTCTATCCTTCCGAGCATAGAGTATGGGCccgaaagatgaatgaaaaatggcaaactgttaatTTGGAATCTTGCATCGTGCGGgaacaacaaggatttgtctgtgaaggtaATGCAATTGAGGCACAAGATATTTGTTTggacactgaacaaaatatttgccattttgaggttcatcctaacgaaaaccctgaaaccatacttatatatattggcaagggctgtgtatgcttgagaactgtttgtgattttttataTGTAGATGAGGTAGTGGTAGAGATTaaaaagaattcaaatttttgtatttgtaattttactaagattgatggatgtgacttttcttattcGACCCCGGTCACATCGCACCAACTTTTGCAGTCTAACTACATGTTGATCCATGAATTATTACCTATCCCCATTGGAATGAATCTCACTTTAGTAAAACAGTTATTACGACGCAAGgatttgattgaaattctggaa aaaattaaggaaaacgggcagaaaaccctaataactgttcatcacaatgtgaaagaaatacatcgagtttttgaaagagtgcagagagatgcagaacttaaatggtgggacacaCTTTTCGGATGGTCGCCTACTGCTACAGGCATCCTAAACAAGTTGTGTCACCCCATCGTGATTCttttaacattggttttgatcagtatgaccttgtcagtaatattatatatcataacttggaaaatgatgaatcggttaacacatctgaaagaacaaattattc